In Planktothrix tepida PCC 9214, a genomic segment contains:
- a CDS encoding Rne/Rng family ribonuclease, whose product MSKQIIIAEQQRIAAVFSEDQIQELVVATGNHQVSDIYLGIVENVLPGIDAAFVNIGDPERNGFIHVSDLGPLRLKRTSGSITELLTPQQKVLVQVMKEPTGTKGPRLTGNISLPGRYLVLMPYGRGVNLSRRIRSETERNRLRALAILIKPSGMGLLVRTEAEGMAEDAILEDLESLQKQWEVIQQEAQSSRPPALLNRDNDFIQRVLRDMYSTEVNRIVVDNSPAVKRVKQHLMNWSVGKAPQGVLIDHHRERIPILEYFRVNAAIREALRPRVDLPSGGYIIIEPTEALTVIDVNSGSFTRSATSRETVLWTNCEAATEIARQLRLRNIAGVIIVDFIDMDSRRDQLQVLEHFNKVLKADKARPQIAQLSELGLVELTRKRQGQNIYELFGRTCATCGGLGHTVHLPGEIELEIGEPPAERVVLTNNRIVPPPASSESPERPSLRTPISPYEPTSREEPEVVEFDASNNFQELELLNHPSYQDIGTSNARRRRRRIRDMDSLTRDEETPRTSLRMSPPVQYGESRSDMGGFSEGFSARSGFSERSRPTKSEIIKPPVEPPEVVSVEMTPEEQEMYALMGISPLMLSHQQVKNPRSVIVTVRSPGEAPVSPSTLIDEDYDEPDIPGISIGVTDRIIPERTISERIIPERTISERIIPERSISERIIPERSISERIIPERTISERIIPERSISERIILERETPEVEEPEPTPEFSILETDNEDFSEESSDSDHEPGEPIIRRRRRRSSAVTE is encoded by the coding sequence ATGTCAAAACAAATTATTATCGCAGAACAACAACGCATCGCGGCGGTTTTTTCAGAAGATCAAATTCAAGAACTGGTTGTAGCGACCGGAAATCACCAAGTCAGTGATATTTATCTGGGTATCGTTGAAAATGTCCTACCAGGGATTGATGCAGCATTTGTCAATATTGGAGATCCTGAGCGCAATGGATTTATCCATGTTTCCGATTTAGGGCCATTACGATTAAAACGAACGTCTGGTTCCATCACCGAATTATTAACCCCCCAGCAAAAAGTGCTGGTACAGGTGATGAAGGAACCGACGGGAACTAAAGGCCCCCGGTTAACTGGAAATATTTCCTTACCCGGACGGTATTTAGTGTTAATGCCTTATGGCAGGGGGGTAAATTTATCTCGGCGCATTCGTTCAGAAACAGAACGCAACCGTTTAAGGGCTTTAGCAATTTTAATTAAACCCTCTGGAATGGGGTTATTGGTGCGGACAGAAGCCGAAGGCATGGCTGAAGATGCGATTTTAGAAGATTTAGAAAGTCTGCAAAAACAATGGGAAGTGATTCAACAAGAAGCTCAATCTTCCCGCCCTCCGGCTTTGTTAAATCGAGATAATGACTTTATTCAACGGGTGCTGCGAGATATGTACAGCACCGAAGTTAACCGAATTGTGGTGGATAACAGCCCGGCGGTTAAGCGGGTCAAACAACATTTGATGAATTGGAGCGTCGGAAAAGCACCTCAAGGGGTCTTAATTGATCACCACCGGGAACGAATTCCGATTTTAGAGTATTTCCGAGTTAATGCAGCCATTCGAGAAGCCTTAAGACCCAGAGTTGATTTACCATCAGGCGGTTATATTATCATTGAACCGACGGAAGCTTTAACGGTGATTGATGTTAACTCTGGCTCCTTTACCCGTTCGGCGACATCACGAGAAACCGTGTTATGGACAAATTGTGAAGCCGCCACGGAAATTGCCCGTCAATTGAGGTTACGCAATATTGCTGGGGTGATTATTGTGGACTTCATTGATATGGATTCCCGGCGAGATCAATTACAAGTCTTGGAACATTTTAATAAAGTTCTCAAAGCCGATAAAGCCCGACCCCAAATTGCTCAATTATCGGAATTAGGGTTAGTAGAATTAACCCGTAAACGCCAAGGCCAAAATATTTATGAGTTGTTTGGGCGAACCTGTGCCACCTGTGGCGGTTTAGGTCATACCGTTCATCTACCGGGAGAAATTGAACTCGAAATCGGAGAACCCCCCGCCGAACGAGTTGTCCTCACCAATAATCGGATTGTTCCGCCACCAGCCAGTAGTGAATCCCCAGAACGACCTAGTTTACGCACTCCGATTTCCCCCTATGAACCCACTTCTCGGGAAGAACCCGAAGTCGTTGAATTTGATGCGTCTAATAATTTCCAAGAGTTAGAACTGCTCAACCATCCCAGTTATCAAGATATTGGAACCAGTAACGCCCGTCGCCGCCGTCGTCGAATTCGGGATATGGATTCGTTAACGCGAGATGAAGAAACCCCCCGGACTTCCCTGCGGATGTCTCCTCCGGTTCAATATGGCGAGTCTCGTTCGGATATGGGGGGATTCAGTGAAGGGTTCTCCGCCCGAAGCGGATTCAGTGAACGCAGTCGTCCCACAAAATCCGAAATTATTAAACCGCCTGTGGAACCCCCGGAAGTTGTTTCGGTGGAAATGACCCCAGAAGAGCAGGAAATGTATGCGTTGATGGGGATTTCTCCCTTGATGCTCTCCCATCAACAGGTGAAAAACCCTCGTTCGGTGATTGTTACCGTTCGTTCCCCTGGGGAAGCCCCCGTGTCTCCCTCAACCCTCATCGATGAAGACTATGACGAACCCGACATTCCTGGGATTTCCATAGGGGTCACAGACCGGATTATTCCTGAACGGACGATTTCTGAACGGATTATTCCTGAACGGACGATTTCTGAACGGATTATCCCCGAACGGTCGATTTCTGAACGGATTATCCCCGAACGGTCGATTTCTGAGCGGATTATTCCCGAACGGACGATTTCTGAACGGATTATCCCCGAACGGTCGATTTCTGAGCGGATTATTCTGGAACGAGAAACACCAGAAGTTGAAGAACCGGAACCCACCCCAGAATTTTCTATTTTGGAAACCGATAATGAGGATTTCTCAGAAGAGTCTTCTGACTCAGACCATGAACCGGGTGAACCCATTATTCGTCGCCGTCGCCGTCGGTCTTCTGCGGTTACAGAGTAA
- a CDS encoding M56 family metallopeptidase yields the protein MHLMIILLALLVALGLRVMPLPQGRSWHQRWQKSLFLFVCPPLVLLMTALAVLSMGTKGEMLGLQASWFSYLLAVGFVAWGLFTGVQLLSQLCQSQHRIDCLSQQVVMGKTARILQDDFPYSAQVGFWQPELVVSRGLLETLDDLHLEAVIAHEQAHLNYRDTFWFCILGWLKTFTVWLPNTENLWQELLLLREMRADRYATQKVDPLVLAESLLYLAKAPFKSPTYCNLSFSCSIRSSRLGERIDAILAEDSDTLTWGWWMWMLLFWVCLPWITVPFHYS from the coding sequence ATGCACTTAATGATTATTTTATTAGCACTCTTAGTGGCGCTGGGTTTACGAGTGATGCCTTTACCTCAAGGAAGAAGTTGGCATCAACGTTGGCAAAAATCTCTATTTTTATTTGTTTGTCCTCCGTTAGTATTGTTGATGACGGCGTTGGCGGTGTTGTCGATGGGGACAAAAGGGGAAATGTTAGGACTCCAAGCGAGTTGGTTTAGTTATTTACTAGCTGTGGGGTTTGTCGCTTGGGGACTGTTCACAGGGGTTCAGTTACTGAGTCAATTGTGTCAGTCTCAACACCGAATTGATTGTCTGTCTCAACAGGTGGTGATGGGAAAAACAGCCCGAATTTTACAAGATGATTTTCCCTACAGTGCTCAAGTTGGGTTTTGGCAACCGGAATTAGTGGTGAGTCGAGGATTATTAGAAACCTTAGATGACCTCCATTTAGAAGCCGTTATTGCCCATGAACAAGCTCATTTAAACTATCGAGATACCTTTTGGTTTTGTATTTTAGGTTGGTTAAAAACTTTCACAGTTTGGCTACCCAATACAGAGAATCTATGGCAAGAATTACTGTTATTAAGAGAAATGCGGGCTGACCGTTATGCAACCCAAAAAGTCGATCCGTTAGTGTTAGCAGAATCTTTATTATATCTTGCCAAAGCTCCGTTTAAATCTCCAACTTATTGCAATTTATCGTTTAGTTGTTCGATTCGGAGTAGTCGTTTAGGAGAGCGAATCGATGCTATTTTAGCGGAAGATTCTGATACTTTAACCTGGGGATGGTGGATGTGGATGTTACTGTTCTGGGTTTGTTTACCTTGGATTACAGTTCCTTTTCATTATTCTTAA
- a CDS encoding BlaI/MecI/CopY family transcriptional regulator, which yields MAPLPDYRPRQLSLGPLETEILEIVWDLGIATVKDVHERILADPNRELAYTSVTTVLRRLTDKGWLTCNKQERAFYWQSLVTREQAQAILAYDRLNRFLAIGNPDVVASFADSLDTASLEQIDAIASRLDAIRRQREGQQ from the coding sequence ATGGCCCCTTTGCCAGATTATCGTCCTCGCCAACTGTCTCTCGGCCCATTAGAAACGGAAATCCTAGAAATCGTTTGGGACTTGGGTATTGCCACGGTTAAAGATGTTCATGAACGAATTTTAGCTGACCCTAATCGAGAATTAGCTTATACTTCAGTCACAACAGTTTTACGCCGTTTAACCGATAAAGGTTGGTTAACCTGTAATAAACAGGAACGTGCTTTTTATTGGCAATCTTTAGTCACCCGTGAACAAGCGCAGGCTATTTTGGCTTATGATCGTTTAAATCGATTTTTAGCGATTGGTAATCCTGATGTAGTGGCTTCTTTTGCCGATAGCTTGGATACAGCAAGTTTAGAACAAATTGATGCCATTGCCTCACGTCTGGATGCCATTCGTCGTCAACGGGAGGGACAACAATAA
- the petJ gene encoding cytochrome c6 PetJ, translating to MKKKLISALLMIAVAVLIVVPSALAGDVANGGKVFSANCASCHAGGKNLVNAKYTLQKADLEKYGMYSIEAITAQVTNGKNAMPAFKGRLKPEQIADVATYVLSQADQGWPK from the coding sequence ATGAAAAAGAAGTTAATCTCAGCCTTGTTAATGATTGCAGTGGCTGTTTTAATTGTTGTTCCTAGTGCATTGGCTGGAGATGTAGCAAATGGAGGTAAAGTATTTTCAGCAAATTGTGCATCTTGTCATGCTGGTGGAAAAAATCTAGTCAATGCTAAATATACCTTACAAAAAGCAGATCTCGAAAAATATGGAATGTATAGTATTGAGGCAATCACAGCCCAAGTTACAAACGGGAAAAATGCCATGCCAGCTTTCAAAGGTCGTTTAAAACCAGAACAAATTGCTGATGTTGCGACTTATGTGTTGTCTCAAGCCGATCAAGGTTGGCCAAAGTAA
- a CDS encoding lysylphosphatidylglycerol synthase domain-containing protein → MSTSSWLNSEMNRLRKIWPSLLGFLLFALSIWAISQKLERYSLQDVLSSLSNIPKTHQSGAIFLMLISYLMTTGYDVLAFSYIGFPLHYSKIAYGAFISYAISNNIGLSILTGSALRYRIYSGWRVPAGVIAQVIAFANLTFWLGLFGVCGFVFLITPLQIPSILDLPFVSVRPIGMIFLLTISLYLLWSSFNHQPLKLGDWELNFPTVSLSLALIAFALFDWGAAGGVLYLLLPAGSTSSYLSCFSIYLLAMTASMISSIPGGLGVFETVVLTLVSAEANPAEVLGALLAYRAIYYLLPLIVATLLLGIHEIKKQRSFY, encoded by the coding sequence ATGTCCACCAGTTCATGGTTAAATTCAGAGATGAATCGACTGCGTAAGATTTGGCCTTCTCTTCTTGGCTTTCTTCTATTTGCTCTTTCCATCTGGGCCATTAGTCAAAAGCTAGAACGATATTCTCTTCAAGATGTTTTAAGCAGTTTATCGAATATTCCTAAAACTCATCAATCAGGTGCAATTTTCCTGATGTTAATTAGTTATTTAATGACAACAGGTTATGATGTTTTAGCATTTAGTTATATCGGTTTCCCCCTGCATTATAGCAAAATTGCCTACGGTGCATTTATTAGTTATGCTATTAGTAATAATATTGGATTATCCATATTAACAGGCAGTGCTCTTCGATATCGAATCTATTCAGGATGGCGTGTTCCTGCGGGTGTGATTGCTCAAGTGATTGCTTTCGCTAACTTAACATTTTGGTTGGGATTATTTGGTGTTTGTGGGTTTGTTTTTCTAATCACCCCTTTACAAATTCCTAGTATTTTAGATTTACCTTTTGTCTCTGTTCGTCCCATCGGAATGATCTTTCTCCTCACTATTAGTCTTTATTTATTATGGAGTAGTTTCAATCATCAACCCTTGAAACTGGGAGACTGGGAATTAAATTTTCCAACTGTTAGCCTTTCCTTAGCCTTAATCGCTTTTGCATTATTCGATTGGGGGGCTGCGGGTGGTGTTTTATATTTATTATTACCAGCAGGGAGCACTTCCTCCTATCTCAGTTGTTTTAGTATCTATTTATTGGCAATGACTGCTAGTATGATTAGTAGTATTCCAGGGGGCTTAGGTGTCTTTGAAACCGTTGTTCTCACCTTGGTTTCCGCAGAAGCAAATCCAGCAGAGGTTTTAGGAGCTTTATTGGCTTATCGCGCAATTTACTATCTTCTTCCTTTAATTGTAGCGACCTTATTACTGGGAATTCATGAAATTAAAAAACAGCGTTCATTTTATTGA
- a CDS encoding lysozyme inhibitor LprI family protein: MRRLLPGFFLLLLMVNFLFGVDPSWATVPIVIAQNIQCNPNGTNLEMKKCASDQYVLADKKLNQNYQTLIGQLSPERKQRLIEAQRAWISFRDKTCRFESSEVLGGSAESLFLTTCLTKVTQQRVQDFQNYLAQIK; this comes from the coding sequence ATGCGACGATTATTACCCGGTTTTTTTCTATTGCTTTTAATGGTGAATTTTTTGTTTGGTGTCGATCCAAGTTGGGCAACAGTCCCAATTGTGATTGCTCAAAATATTCAGTGTAATCCGAATGGAACAAATTTAGAAATGAAAAAGTGTGCATCCGATCAATATGTATTAGCGGATAAAAAGCTCAATCAAAATTACCAAACCCTAATCGGTCAACTGTCACCTGAACGAAAACAACGCTTAATTGAAGCTCAACGAGCTTGGATTTCATTCCGAGACAAAACCTGCCGTTTTGAATCTAGTGAAGTTTTAGGAGGTTCGGCAGAATCTTTATTCCTAACCACTTGCTTAACAAAAGTAACTCAGCAACGGGTTCAAGACTTCCAAAACTATTTAGCCCAAATTAAGTAA
- the rodA gene encoding rod shape-determining protein RodA yields MFQKIRVGSRRSSRFYAWAEVDWLLMASCIALTLFAGIMIRSVELNQGLTDWWQHWVTGGVGLILALIFSRCRYERLIKWRWVIYGVTNLSLIAVQIIGTTALGAQRWINIAGFHVQPSEFAKVGIIITLAALLQELKTPNLGDMVRILGIAAVPWGLVFIEPNLGTSLVFGAITVGMMYWGNIHPGWLILLVSPVITAIVFNVSLPVGIVWAILMGFVGWWSLPLRWLTGPLALLANLGAGQLSHILWNVLQDYQKMRLIGFLNPEQDPLGSGYHLIQSRIAIGAGQLYGRGLYQGTQTQLNFIPEQHTDFIFSAVGEELGFIGCIAVLALFWFVCLRLVIIAQTAKDSFGSLITIGVLCMLLFQVFVNIGMNIGIAPVTGIPLPFLSYGRSSLLSNWIAIGIVQSVANHRQRIKF; encoded by the coding sequence ATGTTTCAAAAAATCCGAGTGGGAAGTCGCCGGAGTTCACGATTTTATGCTTGGGCTGAAGTCGATTGGTTGTTAATGGCGAGTTGCATTGCTCTCACCTTGTTTGCGGGAATTATGATCCGCAGTGTGGAATTAAACCAAGGGTTAACGGATTGGTGGCAACATTGGGTAACTGGAGGGGTGGGTTTAATCTTAGCTCTCATTTTTTCTCGATGTCGTTATGAACGTCTGATTAAGTGGAGATGGGTGATTTATGGCGTTACCAATTTGTCTTTGATTGCGGTACAAATCATTGGAACAACGGCATTAGGAGCGCAACGCTGGATTAATATTGCGGGGTTTCATGTCCAACCCTCAGAATTTGCCAAAGTCGGAATTATTATTACCTTGGCGGCTTTACTTCAAGAGTTAAAAACGCCAAATTTAGGGGATATGGTTCGGATTTTAGGAATTGCTGCGGTTCCTTGGGGATTGGTTTTTATTGAACCGAACTTAGGAACTTCCTTAGTGTTTGGTGCGATTACCGTTGGCATGATGTATTGGGGCAATATTCATCCGGGGTGGTTAATTTTGCTGGTGTCTCCAGTGATTACAGCCATTGTATTTAATGTTTCTCTCCCGGTGGGAATTGTTTGGGCGATCTTGATGGGTTTTGTGGGGTGGTGGAGTCTTCCCTTGAGATGGTTGACAGGCCCTCTGGCTTTATTAGCGAATTTAGGAGCGGGACAGTTAAGCCATATTTTATGGAATGTCCTGCAAGACTATCAAAAAATGCGGCTGATTGGATTTTTAAATCCTGAGCAAGATCCGTTAGGAAGTGGTTATCATTTAATTCAGTCTCGAATTGCAATTGGTGCAGGACAATTGTATGGTCGGGGACTGTATCAAGGGACTCAAACTCAATTGAATTTTATTCCTGAACAACATACAGACTTTATTTTTTCAGCCGTTGGGGAAGAATTGGGTTTTATTGGTTGTATTGCTGTATTAGCTCTATTTTGGTTTGTCTGTTTACGTTTAGTCATTATTGCTCAAACGGCTAAAGATTCCTTCGGGTCTTTAATTACGATTGGAGTGCTATGTATGCTGTTGTTTCAGGTGTTTGTTAATATTGGCATGAATATTGGTATCGCACCTGTCACTGGAATTCCCTTACCGTTTTTAAGTTATGGTCGGTCTTCCTTACTGAGTAATTGGATTGCCATTGGCATTGTCCAATCTGTTGCCAACCACCGACAGCGTATTAAGTTTTAA
- a CDS encoding VOC family protein, whose translation MNLKRLGHVAICVNDIDSSAQFYQNLGMDLVWKDADWAYLKAGEDGLALLSPGYDQAGPHFGFVFNQRSEMESAYQALKAQGIPVTAIHEHRDGTASFYGRDPDGNGFEYLYEPNK comes from the coding sequence ATGAACCTGAAACGTTTAGGCCATGTTGCTATTTGTGTCAACGATATTGACTCATCCGCTCAGTTTTATCAAAACTTAGGCATGGATCTGGTTTGGAAGGATGCGGACTGGGCTTATTTAAAAGCAGGTGAAGATGGATTAGCATTACTGAGTCCTGGTTATGACCAAGCAGGCCCCCATTTTGGCTTTGTGTTTAATCAACGCAGTGAGATGGAAAGCGCCTATCAAGCGTTAAAAGCCCAAGGAATTCCGGTGACGGCGATTCATGAACATCGAGATGGTACAGCCTCTTTTTATGGTCGTGATCCTGACGGAAATGGCTTTGAATACCTGTATGAACCCAATAAATGA
- a CDS encoding tetratricopeptide repeat protein — protein MVDKRRGFIGVVLVLAVIAFVGFSMGPLISGIVENNQSKRQPAPTPTQSTPTGKQSDLQAQARGYELVLQREPDNETALKGLLQAKLELIRFKQAEIKDVIEPLEKLSKKHPEDTRYSVLLAQAKAYTGDQEGAAQTYRTILASQPGDIQALQGLVNLFLEQKRPEAAIGLLQDTLKSAATVNQTAPGTIDEMSVQLILGQVYAEDKRYDEALAIYDEAIKNNDQDFRPVYAKALVLKQQGNTEEAEPLFAKAVDLAPAVYKDQIQKQAGGNLAPAKSGEPPEPKPLETQPQTESAPATEVPEPRPSAPASSN, from the coding sequence ATGGTAGATAAACGTCGTGGGTTTATTGGTGTAGTTTTAGTGTTAGCTGTAATCGCCTTTGTGGGATTTTCTATGGGGCCACTGATTAGTGGGATTGTGGAAAACAATCAGTCCAAACGACAACCTGCTCCAACACCCACGCAATCAACTCCAACGGGTAAACAATCCGATTTACAAGCACAAGCTCGTGGTTATGAGTTAGTATTGCAGCGAGAACCAGATAATGAAACGGCTTTGAAGGGTTTATTGCAAGCTAAATTAGAGCTTATTCGCTTTAAGCAAGCGGAGATTAAAGATGTGATTGAACCTTTAGAGAAACTGTCAAAAAAACACCCTGAAGATACACGTTACAGTGTTCTTTTAGCACAGGCTAAAGCCTATACTGGAGATCAAGAAGGCGCGGCTCAAACCTATCGCACAATTTTAGCGAGTCAACCTGGAGATATTCAAGCCTTACAAGGGTTAGTGAATCTTTTCTTAGAACAAAAACGTCCTGAAGCGGCAATTGGATTATTACAAGATACGCTTAAATCTGCCGCGACTGTCAATCAAACTGCACCCGGTACGATTGATGAAATGTCGGTACAATTAATTTTAGGGCAGGTTTATGCTGAAGATAAACGCTATGATGAAGCCCTAGCGATTTACGATGAAGCGATTAAAAATAACGACCAAGATTTCCGCCCTGTTTATGCAAAAGCATTGGTTTTAAAACAACAAGGAAATACCGAAGAAGCTGAACCTTTATTTGCTAAAGCGGTTGATTTAGCTCCGGCGGTTTATAAAGATCAAATTCAAAAACAAGCCGGAGGAAATCTGGCTCCTGCTAAGTCGGGTGAACCCCCTGAGCCGAAACCGTTAGAAACCCAACCCCAAACTGAATCAGCACCCGCAACGGAGGTTCCTGAACCCCGCCCCTCGGCTCCAGCATCTAGTAACTAA
- a CDS encoding NB-ARC domain-containing protein — MDVQTILKWADELMFIKTGTHLNSLQQAVLIGVWHNQKYGEIAERYHCSEANVKRVASNLWEIISKELGEKVNKSNFRATMERYNISNSQVGNFVVQSQSFGSSITVCGENPHSQETTKNRSPSPVNSDNNEPEKYHDITEVSECEIFCNRTQELNTLKQWILTENSRIITIFGLSGIGKTALATQLVEHIKEDFDRVIWRSHSQFSSLKSLKTNLIEFLFRQQETQQLSIIDSLRSHRCLIILDDFQETLTSGELVGSYFPEYKNYGKLLKQIGRSSHNSCLLLLSWEKPIEIATLEAENSHCRSLELQGLGESGEQLLKARGLNDQDQWLKLINLYGGNPSWLNIIALTILDLFNGSVAQFLSYSTLFLGDLETILQEHYQRLSESEKLVMVWLANQETAADICSKPAEFLSDSEFLKAVQSLRKRGLIEKAIDREAFGFTLQPVIKEYVKKRSQD; from the coding sequence ATGGATGTTCAAACAATCCTGAAGTGGGCCGATGAGTTGATGTTTATCAAAACAGGAACACACTTAAATAGTCTACAACAAGCTGTGTTAATAGGGGTTTGGCATAATCAAAAATATGGAGAAATTGCTGAACGCTATCACTGTAGTGAAGCGAATGTCAAGAGAGTTGCAAGCAATTTATGGGAAATAATATCAAAAGAATTAGGCGAAAAAGTTAATAAATCAAACTTCCGCGCCACGATGGAACGGTATAATATTTCTAATTCCCAAGTGGGTAATTTTGTTGTACAGAGTCAATCTTTTGGAAGTAGCATTACAGTCTGTGGAGAAAATCCGCATTCTCAAGAAACCACAAAAAACCGATCACCTTCCCCCGTTAACTCAGACAACAATGAACCCGAAAAATACCACGATATAACCGAAGTCTCAGAATGCGAAATATTTTGCAACCGCACCCAAGAATTAAACACCTTGAAACAATGGATACTGACGGAAAATAGTCGTATCATCACTATTTTTGGATTATCTGGTATTGGTAAAACAGCCCTCGCTACCCAACTGGTTGAACACATAAAAGAGGACTTTGATCGGGTAATCTGGCGAAGTCATAGTCAATTTTCTAGTCTAAAATCCCTAAAAACTAACTTAATTGAGTTTCTTTTCCGACAGCAAGAAACTCAACAATTATCAATTATTGACTCTTTGCGATCGCATCGTTGTTTGATTATCCTTGATGATTTTCAAGAAACATTAACCAGTGGGGAATTAGTCGGTAGTTATTTCCCAGAATACAAAAATTATGGTAAATTATTAAAGCAAATTGGGCGATCGTCACATAACAGTTGCTTGCTACTCCTGAGTTGGGAAAAACCCATAGAAATTGCTACCTTAGAAGCTGAAAACTCCCATTGTCGAAGTTTAGAACTTCAAGGTTTAGGAGAGTCAGGAGAACAACTCTTGAAGGCGAGAGGATTAAATGATCAAGATCAATGGTTAAAACTGATTAATCTTTATGGCGGAAACCCTTCCTGGTTAAACATTATTGCTTTAACGATACTCGATTTATTTAATGGTAGCGTTGCTCAATTTCTATCTTATTCTACTCTGTTTTTAGGAGACTTAGAAACAATATTACAGGAACATTATCAAAGGTTATCAGAGTCAGAAAAATTGGTCATGGTATGGTTAGCTAACCAAGAGACAGCAGCAGATATTTGCAGTAAACCCGCAGAATTTTTGTCGGACTCAGAATTTTTGAAAGCCGTACAGTCTTTGAGGAAACGCGGTTTAATTGAAAAAGCTATAGACAGGGAAGCATTTGGCTTCACCCTTCAACCTGTGATTAAAGAATATGTGAAAAAGCGGTCTCAAGATTGA